A region of Pristiophorus japonicus isolate sPriJap1 chromosome 32, sPriJap1.hap1, whole genome shotgun sequence DNA encodes the following proteins:
- the LOC139240534 gene encoding probable G-protein coupled receptor 139 gives MYLRISEFTILGFVFEIQKIYYPILAVVGVPANSMTIVILSRGKCGLSKCVTRYLVAMAAADLLVVITDLILRQISIAHRLHFVWGIPVCNIHAVLLYAATDCSVWFTVTFTFDRFVAVCCQKLKTKYCTENTAALVLGTVTVLSCLTNIFWYFMYSPWYSFSNTPWFCYVSVLVMVSHLWSTLELLHSILTPCIPFVLILLLNALTIRYILVANRARRRLRNHSSEGIPSDIEMERRRKSIILLLIISGNFILLWVVFMLFSIWNRLLYLGYDTLHLPSCMKEIGFMLQLLSCCTNTCIYAVTQKKFREQLKNVVKRPFLRIVKIIKW, from the exons ATGTATTTAAGAATCAGTGAGTTCACAATACTAGGGTTCGTCTTTGAGATACAAAAGATATACTACCCCATTCTGGCTGTGGTCGGAGTCCCTG CTAACTcaatgacgattgtgatcctgtctcggggaaagtgcggtctctccaaatgtgtcactcgctacttggtggccatggcagcggcggatctactggtcgttatcactGACCTGATATTGAGGCAAATTTCAATTGCTCATCGTTTGCATTTTGTGTGGGGAatccccgtgtgtaatatccacgctgtcttgctttatgcagccacagactgttctgtctggttcacagtcactttcacctttgatcgattcgtggcagtttgttgccagaagctgaaaacgaaATATTGCACTGAGAACACCGCGGCTCTTGTTCTTGGAACAGTCACTGTGTTAAGCTGTTTAACGAAtattttctggtactttatgtattcACCTTGGTACTCGTTTTCCAATACCCCCTGGTTCTGTTACGTGAGTGTCCTTGTTATGGTTTCACATTTGTGGTCAACACTCGAGCTTCTTCATTCTATTCTAACCCCTTGCATCCCATTCGTTCTGATTCTGCTACTCAATGCTTTAACCATCAGATACATTTTAGTGGCcaacagagcccgcaggagactccggaatCACAGCAGCGAGGGTATTCCCAGTGACATAGAGATGGAGagacgaaggaaatccatcattttactgctcaTTATTTCAGGGAATTTCATTCTGTTATGGGTTGTGTTTATGTTGTTTTCTATTTGGAACCGGTTGTTGTATTTAGGTTATGATACTCTACACCTACCTTCTTGCATGAAAGAAATAGGATttatgctccagctcctgagttgctgcacaaacacttgtatttatgccgtgacccagaaaaagttcagagagcagttgaagaatgtggtgaaacgTCCGTTTCTCCgaattgttaaaatcattaaatGGTGA